The Micromonospora sp. M71_S20 genome has a window encoding:
- a CDS encoding ABC transporter ATP-binding protein, giving the protein MTTTREPAPADTIAPTGTGETAGSAGTGGPAADGRPGLLEVDGLTVRFQLRDAVVQAVTDLHLTVHPGELLAVVGESGCGKSVLAHALLRLLPGNATVTGHARLRPPTGAQVDLVGSSERHLARAVRGRAVGLVPQSPATALTPVRTGRRLLEETLRAHGHTRREAPAAAERVAAEVGLDPADLDRYPHELSGGMAQRLATALALAPDPPLLLADEPTTGLDRPLVDHTLDLLRRRCDAGGAVLLITHDLAAARRVADTVAVMYASRIVERRPTAELFAAPAHPYTAGLLDALPERAFRPVPGHPPMLTDLPPGCAFAPRCDRATDVCRTPPAPAGGPGRVACHHPLTLGAPA; this is encoded by the coding sequence GTGACCACCACCCGCGAGCCCGCCCCCGCCGACACCATCGCCCCGACCGGCACCGGCGAGACGGCCGGCAGCGCCGGCACGGGTGGCCCCGCCGCCGACGGTCGGCCCGGCCTGCTGGAGGTCGACGGGCTGACCGTCCGCTTCCAGCTCCGCGACGCCGTAGTGCAGGCCGTCACCGACCTGCACCTGACCGTCCACCCGGGCGAGCTCCTGGCGGTGGTTGGGGAGTCCGGCTGCGGCAAGTCGGTGCTCGCGCACGCCCTGCTCCGCCTGCTCCCCGGCAACGCCACCGTCACGGGTCACGCCCGCCTGCGCCCGCCCACCGGGGCGCAGGTCGACCTGGTCGGCTCCTCCGAGCGCCACCTAGCCCGCGCCGTGCGCGGCCGCGCGGTCGGGCTGGTGCCGCAGAGCCCCGCCACCGCCCTGACCCCCGTACGGACGGGCCGGCGGCTGCTGGAGGAGACCCTGCGCGCCCACGGGCACACCCGGCGCGAGGCGCCCGCGGCGGCCGAGCGGGTCGCCGCCGAGGTGGGCCTCGACCCCGCCGACCTCGACCGCTACCCGCACGAGCTCTCCGGCGGCATGGCCCAGCGCCTGGCCACCGCCCTCGCCCTCGCCCCCGACCCGCCGCTGCTGCTCGCCGACGAGCCCACCACGGGCCTGGACCGGCCTCTGGTCGACCACACCCTCGACCTGCTGCGCCGCCGCTGCGACGCCGGCGGCGCCGTCCTGCTCATCACCCACGACCTGGCCGCCGCCCGCCGGGTCGCCGACACGGTCGCCGTCATGTACGCCAGCCGGATCGTGGAACGGCGGCCGACGGCCGAGTTGTTCGCGGCGCCCGCCCACCCGTACACCGCCGGTTTGCTCGACGCCCTGCCCGAGCGGGCCTTCCGGCCCGTTCCCGGCCATCCGCCGATGCTCACCGACCTGCCTCCGGGCTGCGCCTTCGCCCCGCGCTGCGACCGCGCCACCGACGTCTGCCGCACCCCGCCCGCGCCGGCGGGTGGACCGGGCAGAGTCGCCTGCCACCACCCGCTGACCCTCGGAGCGCCGGCATGA
- a CDS encoding ABC transporter permease yields MTDLALPLRVRRPKPRTGRVGAAVAWAVLVGAGLACLLAPVLWPLDESAVDLARTRLAPSWAHPAGTDDLGRDVAHRSLYGLRVSLLVGAVAALVATVIGGLVGAVAGTLGGWVDRVLMRVVDTIAALPHLLLGIFIVAMLRPSLGAVILSIGLTHWLSTARIVRSELLSLRTRPFIDAAISGGASRARVITRHLLPHVLPRLALATTLMVPHAVWHETALSFLGLGLPPHLASIGNMINDGQRSLLTGAWWASIVPGLLLVVVTLALAALTGRWRDRLDPRVRAELNL; encoded by the coding sequence ATGACTGACCTCGCCCTGCCCCTGCGGGTCCGGCGGCCGAAGCCGCGTACGGGCCGGGTCGGCGCCGCCGTCGCCTGGGCCGTGCTCGTCGGCGCGGGCCTGGCGTGCCTCCTCGCCCCCGTCCTCTGGCCGCTCGACGAGAGCGCCGTGGACCTGGCCCGGACCCGGCTCGCGCCCTCCTGGGCGCACCCGGCCGGCACCGACGACCTCGGTCGCGACGTGGCCCACCGCAGCCTCTACGGCCTGCGGGTCTCGCTGCTCGTCGGCGCGGTCGCCGCGCTCGTCGCCACCGTGATCGGCGGCCTCGTCGGCGCGGTGGCCGGCACCCTCGGCGGCTGGGTCGACCGCGTGCTCATGCGGGTGGTCGACACCATCGCGGCGCTGCCGCACCTGCTGCTGGGCATCTTCATCGTCGCGATGCTGCGGCCGAGCCTGGGCGCGGTGATCCTGTCGATCGGGCTGACGCACTGGCTCTCCACCGCCCGCATCGTCCGGTCCGAGCTGCTCAGCCTGCGCACCCGGCCGTTCATCGACGCCGCGATCTCCGGCGGCGCCAGCCGGGCCCGGGTGATCACCCGGCACCTGCTCCCGCACGTGCTGCCCCGGTTGGCGCTGGCCACCACGCTGATGGTGCCGCACGCCGTCTGGCACGAGACCGCGCTGTCCTTCCTCGGCCTCGGCCTGCCCCCGCACCTGGCCTCGATCGGGAACATGATCAACGACGGGCAGCGGTCCCTGCTCACCGGCGCCTGGTGGGCCAGCATCGTGCCCGGCCTGCTCCTCGTCGTCGTCACGCTGGCCCTGGCGGCCCTCACGGGCCGGTGGCGCGACCGCCTCGACCCGCGCGTACGAGCGGAGCTGAACCTGTGA
- a CDS encoding ABC transporter permease, with the protein MAGAGAVVRRRLLVAVPILAATSVGMFALGAASPIDPAQQYAGAAAFTTSEENLAQIRANWGVDDPLPVQYLRWVGNLLQGDLGWSTSRHEPVTSVLAARAGWTLLLVGAALALVLVASLLLGTLAAYRRGGWFDRALRATAYAVQSMPVFWIGLAAIALFALTLGWLPAGGLTDITATGTDPADVARHLILPVGVLAIAQTPWFVLFIRDAVADSLRDDHVLAARARGLPGRTVLFGHALRTALLPFLTLVGTHLPELIGGAVLVETVFSLPGLGAVTVQGALGSDFPLLAATTLATTVVVLAANLGTDLAYAAADPRVRLDD; encoded by the coding sequence CGGCCTCGCCCATCGACCCCGCCCAGCAGTACGCGGGCGCGGCGGCGTTCACCACCAGCGAGGAGAACCTGGCGCAGATCCGCGCCAACTGGGGTGTCGACGACCCGCTGCCGGTGCAGTACCTGCGCTGGGTGGGCAACCTGCTCCAGGGCGACCTGGGCTGGTCCACCAGCCGCCACGAGCCGGTCACCTCTGTGCTCGCCGCCCGCGCCGGCTGGACCCTGCTGCTCGTCGGCGCCGCCCTCGCCCTCGTCCTCGTGGCGAGCCTGCTGCTGGGCACGCTGGCCGCGTACCGGCGTGGCGGTTGGTTCGACCGGGCGCTGCGCGCCACCGCGTACGCCGTGCAGTCGATGCCGGTGTTCTGGATCGGGCTGGCCGCGATCGCCCTGTTCGCCCTCACCCTCGGCTGGCTGCCGGCGGGCGGGCTCACCGACATCACCGCCACCGGCACCGACCCCGCCGACGTGGCCCGGCACCTGATCCTGCCGGTGGGCGTGCTGGCGATCGCCCAGACGCCGTGGTTCGTCCTGTTCATCCGGGACGCCGTCGCCGACAGCCTCCGCGACGACCACGTGCTCGCCGCCCGGGCCCGGGGCCTGCCCGGCCGCACCGTCCTGTTCGGCCACGCCCTGCGTACCGCGCTGCTGCCGTTCCTCACCCTCGTCGGCACCCACCTGCCGGAGCTGATCGGCGGCGCCGTCCTGGTGGAGACCGTGTTCTCCCTGCCCGGCCTCGGCGCGGTCACCGTGCAGGGCGCGCTGGGCAGCGACTTCCCGCTGCTGGCCGCCACGACCCTGGCCACCACCGTCGTGGTGCTGGCCGCGAACCTCGGCACCGACCTCGCCTACGCCGCCGCCGATCCCCGGGTACGCCTCGATGACTGA